In a single window of the Coffea eugenioides isolate CCC68of chromosome 3, Ceug_1.0, whole genome shotgun sequence genome:
- the LOC113765292 gene encoding altered inheritance rate of mitochondria protein 25 translates to MNCFKGLTCFTKQLKCSTSVLGRLENGVLVAKNDSFPSSLAQRGYVAATSLVRDGYTSAHPQKISNSARDTPWKIKLPFGLSRNTLGPEKCAMSISFRHKHGWNSDPDLSRDFLVQLWVEDNKRLISEENRSRKIRKHLHNDVAPVGSQSSFEVPRGSFEEMKPALEQPPTSQPVTGFLKPTSLEEALVAPLLARSNLLITRDIEWANLTVGFEQENRYAVVDLCYPHSPVGNIREKSNVIARQLLRSRRPFSASITDALGSELFRVRRPFWWITSSIYTEINGKEIGVVHRRWHLWKRIYDLYLGNMQFAVVENPGFWNWTFTLKDINGEVLAEIDRNWRGFGFELFTDAGQYVIRFGTADPSYPDGESQELQVNHPLTLAQRAVAVALAISLDNDYFSMHGGVSIPFFVVGE, encoded by the exons ATGAACTGCTTTAAAGGTTTGACTTGTTTCACCAAGCAATTGAAGTGCAGCACCTCTGTGCTCGGACGGCTTGAGAATGGTGTTCTTGTTGCCAAAAATGATAGTTTCCCCTCTTCATTAGCACAAAGAGGATATGTAGCAGCAACATCACTTGTTCGAGATGGATATACAAGTGCACATCCTCAAAAGATATCGAATTCAGCAAGAGATACACCATGGAAGATTAAGCTTCCGTTTGGCCTTTCAAGGAATACTTTAGGACCAGAGAAATGTGCAATGTCTATATCTTTTCGACATAAACATGGCTGGAACTCTGATCCAGACTTGAGCAGAGACTTTCTTGTGCAGCTTTGGGTTGAAGATAACAAAAGACTAATTTCTGAAGAAAATAGAAGTCGAAAGATTCGCAAGCATCTTCACAATGATGTTGCACCTGTTGGTAGTCAATCTTCCTTTGAAGTTCCACGTGGATCTTTTGAAGAGATGAAGCCAGCCTTGGAGCAACCACCTACCAGCCAACCTGTCACGGGGTTTCTTAAACCTACGTCTTTAGAGGAG GCTCTGGTTGCTCCTCTTCTTGCAAGATCCAATCTCCTGATTACAAGGGATATAGAATGGGCAAATCTTACTGTTGGTTTTGAGCAG GAGAATCGATATGCGGTAGTTGATCTCTGCTATCCTCACTCA CCTGTAGGTAATATTCGGGAAAAGAGTAATGTCATTGCAAGACAG CTTTTGCGATCAAGGCGTCCTTTCTCTGCGAGTATAACCGATGCTTTGGGTAGCGAACTCTTTAGG GTTCGCAGGCCTTTTTGGTGGATCACCAGTTCAATTTATACTGAGATTAATGGAAAG GAAATTGGTGTTGTTCATAGGAGATGGCATCTTTGGAAGAGAATTTACGATTTATATTTGGG GAATATGCAGTTTGCAGTGGTTGAGAATCCTGGATTCTGGAACTGGACATTTACTTTGAAGGACATTAATGGAGAAGTGCTGGCTGAAATAGATCGTAACTGGAGGGGTTTTGGTTTTGAG CTTTTTACTGACGCTGGCCAGTATGTTATCCGATTTGGCACTGCTGATCCCAGTTATCCTGATGGAGAG AGTCAAGAGTTGCAAGTGAATCATCCGTTGACTCTGGCACAGAGAGCAGTAGCTGTTGCTTTAGCTATCTCACTGGATAATGACTATTTCTCAATGCATGGTGGCGT GAGCATTCCTTTCTTTGTGGTCGGAGAATGA
- the LOC113764631 gene encoding BTB/POZ and TAZ domain-containing protein 3, with product MASLDLDTPWLASSIESFDGSLDIHIEEVSSSASLDSLDKSKSIIHCSQTIPKPPPLPAKICQRTKNQRCLTKSCFVPKETKDLWDRLFREGYAADVHIITENGSVIPAHYSVLCVASAVLENFLQQSKAKNGIRYIKIPGLPYDAIYVFIRFLYSSCYDEGEMKKFVLHLLVLSHSYSVPSLKKVCVDLLEQRWLTTENVIDVLQLAKNCDAPRLSLICVRMIVKDFKTISLTEGWKVMKRANPSLEQELLESVVEADSRKEERLKKIEEKKVYLQLYEAMEALLHICKEGCRTIGPCDKVLKGSQVSCTFPACKGIETLVRHFSICKTRVPGGCMQCKRMWQLLELHSRMCSEPDLCKVPLCRHFKEKMQQQSKKDEAKWKLLVSKVMATKNAFGPFMSRRSSFS from the exons ATGGCTTCACTGGACCTTGACACACCATGGCTGGCCTCATCCATTGAATCCTTTGATGGTTCCCTAGATATACACATAGAGGAAGTTAGTTCTTCTGCTAGTTTAGATTCACTAGACAAATCGAAGTCCATCATACATTGTAGCCAGACTATCCCAAAGCCACCTCCTCTCCCAGCTAAAATATGTCAAAGAACCAAAAACCAAAGATGTCTCACAAAATCCTGTTTTGTTCCCAAGGAAACTAAAGATTTATGGGACAGGCTCTTTAGAGAAGGATATGCAGCAGATGTGCATATCATCACAGAAAATGGGTCTGTAATTCCAGCACATTATAGTGTTCTG TGTGTTGCATCAGCAGTCCTGGAGAATTTTCTGCAGCAATCTAAAGCAAAGAATGGTATAAGATATATAAAGATTCCTGGGCTACCCTATGATGCTATTTATGTTTTCATACGTTTCCTTTATTCATCCTG CTATGATGAAggagaaatgaagaaatttgttCTCCATTTATTGGTTTTATCACATTCATACTCAGTACCATCGCTTAAAAAAGTTTGTGTAGACCTTTTGGAGCAACGTTGGTTGACAACCGAGAATGTGATAGATGTTCTGCAGCTAGCAAAAAACTGTGATGCACCAAGACTTTCCTTAATATGTGTTCGTATGATTGTTAAGGACTTCAAAACCATATCTTTAACTGAAGGATGGAAAGTAATGAAACGTGCAAATCCCAGTCTTGAACAGGAGCTTTTGGAGTCAGTTGTTGAAGCAGATTCT AGGAAAGAGGAGAGGttgaagaaaattgaagagaaaaaggtttATTTGCAACTGTACGAGGCAATGGAAGCATTGCTACATATTTGCAAGGAAGGATGTAGGACAATTGGGCCTTGTGACAAAGTTCTCAAAGGGAGCCAGGTTTCTTGTACTTTCCCTGCTTGCAAGGGAATTGAAACTTTAGTCCGTCATTTCTCTATCTGTAAGACAAGAGTCCCTGGTGGATGCATGCAGTGCAAGCGAATGTGGCAGCTTCTTGAACTTCATTCCCGCATGTGCAGTGAACCTGATCTTTGCAAGGTTCCTCTTTGCAG GCATTTCAAGGAGAAAATGCAGCAGCAAAGTAAGAAAGACGAGGCAAAATGGAAACTTTTGGTAAGCAAGGTCATGGCAACCAAGAATGCATTCGGACCATTCATGTCGCGGAGGTCAAGTTTTTCATGA